The Roseibium sp. Sym1 nucleotide sequence GTCTCCTGCCCGCGGCTTGAAACTGTCCAGGAGAATGGCATTCGGCAGCAGGCTGACCAGGCGGTCCGCCGCCGCGTGGTCAACCCTCAGAACACCGCAGGTCATTCGGGTCACAGCGCCGCCTCCGCCATGGACCATGGTCTCGAAGTGCGGGCTGTGCCGGATGGCCGGTATATCGAAAAGCGGCGTCAAGGCGCTGCCGGGTGCGTCCCGCAGGTCGACAGGGCGCCCGTGAGGCAGAAGCAGCAGCTGACCAGCGGACAGGACAAGCTCCTCCGCGTTGCCGAGATCAACACGGCAACCTCCCTCGGTCACCGCGATCAAAACCAATTGCCGGTCCAGATCCGGAACGGCAATGCCCCATGGCGCCGACAGCTCGGGAACACAATAGAAGGTGCCGGTGAGCTGCAAAAGGTGGAGGATCTCTCCCAGCGGATCCAGAGACACGGGAGGGCCCGACACTGGCGTGGTGGCGCTTGACGGCGACTGGGACATGATTGCGTCGACTTCCACGCCTTTCTTGGACGATCTGCATAAGCATTAGCACTTTCCGGCATGGAAAATCCACATCGACGTCGTCATCTTGCGGCCACCCAACATCAATCCGTGGAGTATCGTTATGCGCAACCTGGCCGCCAAGACCGCCCTCACGCTGTCCGCCATCACCTTTTTTGCCATTGGAAGCCTGATCGTCTTTGCACCCGCTTTCCTGTTCGCCATGAACGGAATGGTGCTGGATCCGGCACCCGCCATGATGAGTGAAGTTCGTGCGCCCGGGATTCTTGTCCTGCTCGGCGGGCTCGTCGCGACGGCGGGGCTTGTGAACAAAACCCTTGAGCGCCCCGCCCTACTGGCCTCGGCCGCCCTGCTGCTGGCTTATGGCATTGGGCGCCTGATCAGCCTGCCTCTCGACGGACTGCCGCCCGCATCCCTGCAGGCTGCCGCCGCCGTCGAACTCGGCCTTGGCGCCTGGTGCGCGGTGCTTGCCCGCCGCGCCGGCCTGCCGACGTTTCAAACTGCGTAAAAGAAAGCCGGTGCGGGCCAGGGGCACGCACCGGCTGTCCTTCGGACTGCCCAGGAAGGGGGTGGATGTCGGGCAGCCCGAAACCGGGGCCGGCTATTCGGCGGCGACGGCTGTCTCCGCCAGCGCCGGGTAGTCCGTGTAGCCTTTTTCGCCGCCGCCGTAGAGCGTGTCGGGATCAAGCGCATTCAGCGGCGCGTCCTGCTTCAATCGCTCGACCAGATCCGGATTGGAAATGAACGGCCGGCCGAACGCGACAAGGTCAACGGCACCACTGTCCACCGCTTCGATTGCGGACGCGCGGTCGTACCCGTTATTGCCCATACGGGCTCCGTCGAACAGCGCATAGAGCGCCGCGAGATCACTGCCATCGGGAATGTCGCGCGGGCCGCCCGTCTGGCCTTCGACCAGATGCAGATAGGCAAGGCCATAGCCGTTGATCAGCTTGATCGCGTGCGAGAAGGTCGCCTGCGGATTGCTGTCGGCAATGTCGTTTGCGTTCGAGAACGGGCTGAGGCGAATGCCGACCCGGTCGCCCCCCAGGACACCGACCACGGCGTCGAGCACCTCCTTCAGGAACCGGCTCCGGTTCTCGAGCGAACCGCCATAGGCATCGTCGCGCTTGTTGGACCCGTCACGCAGGAACTGATCGATCAGATACCCGTTGGCGGCATGGATCTCGACGCCGTCGAAGCCGGCCTTCTCGGCGTTTTCGGCGGCCTTGCGATAATCCTCGACAATGCCCGGTATTTCAGCTGCGTCGAGTGCGCGCGGCAGCGGCGTGTCCACGAACTGCGTGCCGTCGAATGTCTTGGATCGGGCCGCGATGGCGGACGGGGCGACCGGGTCCGCGCCACCCGGCTGCAACACCGGGTGGGAAATCCGCCCGACATGCCAGAGCTGAATGACGATCTTGCCGCCCTTGGCATGCACGGCGTCGGTCACCTTCTTCCAGCCCTCCACTTGTGCATCCGAATAGATGCCCGGCGTCCAGGCATACCCCTTGCCCTGAGGCGACACCTGCGAGGCTTCCGTGATGATGAGACCCGCCCCGGCGCGCTGGTCATAGTATTTCACGGTGAGCTCATGGGGTGCGTCGTCTTCGGCGCGCGCCCGGTTCCGGGTCAAAGGCGCCATGACGATCCGGTTCGACAGTTCGATGGCACCGGCCTTGGCAGGGGTAAACAGCTTTTCACTCGACATGCTTGGTCTCCTATAGACTGTCTTCACAAACGGTATTTCTGGACTGTTTAGTCCATAATTATGCGCGTGACTGCTGGCGCAGGCAGGAGCAGTTGGCCCGATGGTTGTTCCTAGGTTGAGAGCACCGATCTGGCTTGTTGAAGCGTTCTGGCAATCCGTTCCGGCGGAATACCGGCCTTGCGGAGCGCCAGGGTACCGATGGCGAGCGAATAATAGGCGCTCGCCTTGTCCCGTGCCGCGTCCGGGCTGCCGGGATCCAGGGTTTTGGCGAAGATCTCCTCGATGTTCTCTATATGGCGGCGGCCGATTTCGGCGACCTTCTCGTCGTGCGGCGCAAGTTCGGTGATGCAGTTGATCAGCAGGCAGCCCTTGGACCCGCCATCGGGATTGGCCAGGGCCTGCATCATGGCATCCATCGCATCGCCTTCCGCGGTCTCCGCCACCTCCTTCAAGGTACGGATGGCCCGGCGCGAATAGTGATCCACCGCCCGCAGAAACAGGGTCTGCTTGCACCCGAAAGCGGCATAGAAGCTCGATTTGCTCAGGCCCATCGCCTTGGTCAGGTCCTCCAGGGACGTGGCTTCGAAGCCCTGCTCCCAGAACACCCGCATGGCCGCGTCCAGCGCCGCCCCTTCATCGAAGCTGCGCGGCCGGCCCGGGCCGGCACTGCGTTTGTCCACGCCTGCAATATGGTTGCCTGTTGCGGTCATGCTCCTGATATGGACCACGCAGTCCAGAATGCAAGAGCACCTGGAACAGTTTTTGGACCGGACGTTTCAAAAACCCTGTGACCGGGTCGCGGGACTACATCCGGCAGGACCCCGAATAGGCATCGCCGACATCGTCGAACACGCGGGCAACGGCCTCCATCTCGTAAAGCCGGCTGGTGCGTCGCACCGCCTCGACGAGGTAGAAGTCCTGAATGGGAAACTGGTTGGAATTGAACCGGAAATCTCCGCGCACGCTCTCAAAGGGTGCCGCGCTTATCGCCGACAGCATGGCCTCCTGGTCCTTGACGCCGCCGGTCAGCTCCAGCGCGAAATGGATCAGCCTGGCTGCGTCGTAGCCCTGGGCGGCATAGGTCGATGGTTCGTAATTGTAGGCGCGCCCGAATTCCCTCACGAACCGCTTGTTCGCCGGATTGTCCAGATTGGGCGCCCAGTGGGCCGCTGAAAAAAGACCTTCCGCCATCTCGGATGTGTACGGCAGCGACAAGGCATTCACCGTGTTGGATGATAGAAACGGGACAAGGCCCTTGAGGCCCGACGTGTGGAACTGCTTGACCAGTTCGACGCCCATCCCACCGGGCATGAAGGCATAGATGGCATCCGGTTCGATTTCCTCGATCTGTGCGAATTCGTCCGAAAATTCGGTCTGGCCGAGTTTGGGAAACAGTTCGCGCGCGATCTGTCCCTTGAAATGCCGCCGGAAGGCGGCAACCGCGTCTCGGGCCGCTTCGTAGTCCGGCGCAATGGTCACGACCTGCCGGTACCCCTTGAGGCTGGCGTAGCGTCCCATGGTCTCGTGGACCTGATCGTCCTGCTGGGCGGTGGAAAAGAAATACCGGCTGCAGTTGCGCCCCGCGATCGGTGCCGGACCGGAATGGGTTCCGATGAACAGCGTCTTTGAACGGACGATCGGGTCGTGCACCGCGAGCATGATTTTGGAAAAATTCACGCCGACGATGATGTCGACACCGTTTTCCTCGATCAGCTTTGTCGCCTGCTGGAGCGCGTAGTCCGGATCAAGCTTGTCGTCGACTTCCAGGACATTGGTCGGCAAGCCGCCGAGCGCTCCGTTGGACTGCTTCACCGCAAGCATGAACCCGTCACGCATGTGTTTGCCATAGATCGCGGCAGGGCCGGACAGGGTTGCCATCAGCCCGATCTTCAGTTCCGGAATGTCCTGCGCGCTGGCCGCCTGACACACCATTGCAAGACCGGCCAAGAGGCCTGCCGCCTGTTTTGCCACCCGTCTTCCTGCCTGTATGACGAGATGCGAAAGCCAGCGTTTCATGATCATTTGCCTGTCTGCTTCTGGGTCCTAAGGAGCCGCCGGACGACGCGGCATGCCCGATCCATGACCGGATTGCGGGCTGCTTCATGTCAAGTTTGGCAAAGACTGGTTAGGCATTTGCAAACAGCGGACTGTTTGCGCCCCCGAAAACACAGCCTCGTCACATTTATCGAAAAATTCCCCAGAGCCGCCGCAATCCTGCCCGTGTGGCGACGCATTGACAAAGGTTAATACCTTCCGTCCCGAACCGGCAATCGCTCCGCGCATACCCGATCCGCAAAACTCAGGAGGGCCACATGTATTTCGTCTCTGCGCCTGCCGCTGCTTGCGAAGATTTTGCAGGCATCCATTCGGACAATGCACCCAAGAAAATCAAAAAGACCGATCTGAAGCTCGTCCCGAACATCCAGGGCTCCCAAGCCGCCAAGGTGGACGGACCTGTGGCCACCTCAGATACGCTGGCGGCCAAAATTCTGGAAATGCACGCGGCGTCGAGTTCGCCCGAACAAGCTGCCTGCCGCCCGCCAAAACTGAAAGGCGTGAGCGATGATCCTGCTTTCGAGATGCCAGGTGTGCTCAAACGACCTGAAAAGAAGATCACCGCTTCGAGCCTTCGTCCCGATCCAGTGCCGCAACCCGTGACAGGGCGACCCGTGTTCGGCGGCCTGCGAAAACACCCGGGATTCAAGATCCTGCTGGTCGGCACCCTCCTGGTCCTGTCGGCAGGCGGTCTTGCGGCGTTTTACAGCCCCGGCGCTCCAATCGGTGACGGTGAACGGACGGTCCCGACGGAACGGATTGCGGCGGAACCGACCATTGAAAGCCTGATCGCCGGGAGTACACCCTCCGGGCAGAAAGCGGCAGGAACCTTGGATTCCGGCACCCCGACAGCGGAACAGATCGCCAGGGCGAAGGACCGCATCCGCAATGCGTTTCAAGAGAGCGGCCGCTCTGCGGACCTCAACACCGATCCAACCCTGCCCTTGAGCACCCCTCCGGCGCGGGACCAGGATGGCAAGGTGCAGGCCCGGCTGACAACGCCGGCAGCCGATCCATCGCGCACGGCCTCGCCGCACACGCCCCGGGGCAGCCAGCGCGTCACGAGCGACCGCGCAGCCCTCGCCATTGCGGCCAGCGCGGCCGCCGCCTCGAACCGGCCCGGGTCCGCCGCGGTGGCGACCACGACCCTGCAGACCGCGGAAGAGCAGCCTGTGCCCCCTCTTCACAACGCGTCGGAAGCAGCCGGTCTCCCCGGCACCCCTGCTTCATCGGAGGCCTATCCGAACACGGGACGGACAACAGCTGCCGTCAACTTCCGCAGAACCGAGGACAAGAACGCGGAAGTGCTCGGAACCATTCCGGCCGGCACCGAAGTCAGCTTTGACAGCTGCGGCACGTGGTGGTGCGGCGTTGTTCACGAGGGCCGGAAGGGGTTCGTGGGACAGAAATATCTTGAACGTTCCCGGTAGATCCTTGTTAAGCGCGCTGCGCTAGACTGCGGAAAGTCCGTGTCACCTGCCGTTCAACACACGGCAGGTGACCCATCGCTTTTCAAGTTCCGGCCTCAAGGAGACGGATCATGACCCGCATGACTTCAGCCAGCGCCTTTACCGCCCTCGCCCTCGCGACCTGCATGATGCCGCCGTCAGCGCAGGCCGACGGTACCGATTGCGTGGTCTATGCGACCGACTACGCCAATGCACACATGGGCAGCGGCGACCCGGTCGGCGACGCGGTGTCCGGTGGCATGGCGGGCGCGGTTGCCGGCGGCGCCTGGGAAGGCCCTTCCGGCGCCTACCGCGGTGCACGCGTCGGCGGCGCCCTCGGTGTGCTGGACAATCTCGGGTCGATGCCCGGCGGCTGGCAGGCGCTTTACGACACCGCCTATCAGATGTGCCAGCAGCAGACTTCAGGTGTGAACGCCCCCTACTACACCGCTCCGACCCTGGCTCCCTCCGATCCGGACTGCCGTTCCTCGGCCAGTGTCAACGCCCCGCTCAAGCGCACTCCCGATGGCGGCATCATTGCCGGATCGGGGTTCAACGGCTGTCGCTAACAGCCTGTCCCGACGTAATGCGGCCGTGGAAGACCCGGAGATGGTCCCTGCGAGCGGTTGACCTTGCGCGCGAAGCACAGTCAACTATGCCCGATTTTTTTTGAACGCTCCGACCTGCCTTCGGCACCTAGAACGACGGGATTTTTCATGACGCGCCATCGCTCCACAAAGACATTTGCAGCAGCTGCCCTGACCGGTTTCCTGATATCGGCGGTTCCGGCCCTGGCCCAGCAATGCGGTGGCGATTTCCGGCAATTTCTGGCGGGTGTCAAACAGGAAGCCGTCAGCAAGGGGCTTTCGGCGCAGGCCGCGGACAGGACGCTGGCCGGCGCACAGATCGACCGCAAGGTGCTTTCGCGCGACCGGGCCCAGGGCGTCTTCAAGATGACGTTCCTGGATTTTTCCAAACGTGTCATCTCCGGCTACCGGATAAAAAACGGCGCGGCGAACATGAAGAAATATGCCGGCGTGTTTCAACGTGAAGAAGCCGAGTACGGGGTACCGGCCCCGGTCATCACCGCATTCTGGGCGCTGGAGACCGATTTCGGGGCTGTCCAGGGAGACTTCAACACGGTCAACGCGCTGGCAACACTGGCGCATGACTGCCGCCGGCCGCACCTGTTCCGGCCGCAGCTGATCGCGGCGATCGAGATGGTTCAGCACGGTGACCTGGATCCGCGCAACACCACGGGCGCCTGGGCAGGCGAAATCGGCATGGTGCAGATGCTGCCCGAAGACATCATCAAGTTCGGCAAGGACGGCAATGGCGACGGGCATGTCACGCTGAAAAAGAGCGCGGAAGACGCGATCATGACCGCTGGCGCGTTCATCCAGCATCTGGGCTGGCGACGCGGCGAACCCTGGCTGCAGGAGGTTGCCGTCCCTCAGAACCTCGATTGGGCGGAAACAGGCCTCGGCAAGACCAAGACCGGAAGCCAATGGGCCGCGCTTGGTGTCCAGCCACGCTGGGGCCAGATCTCCTCCAGTCTGCCCGCTTCGCTGCTGTTGCCGCAGGGCCGCAAGGGCCCCGCTTTCCTGGCCTATCCCAACTACAACATCTACCTGGAATGGAACCAGTCCTTCGTCTACACGACAACGGCCGCCTATTTCGCTACGCGGCTGGCAGGCGCCCCCGTCTACACCCAGGGCAATCCGGAGCCGGGTCTGAGCGACGCCCAGATGAAACAGTTGCAGTCGAAGCTCGCCAACATGGGCTACGACGTCGGCAAGATCGACGGCATTCTCGGGTCGGGAACCCGCAATGCGGTTCAGCAGGTCCAGCAGAAACTCGGCATGCCGGCGGATGCCTGGCCGACGCCGGCGCTGCTCAGCAGGCTCTGAACGGTTTGAACGCGGTTCCGGGCAGCAAAAGGGTCGTCAGCTCAGTCAGTTGCTGAGACGACGACAACATGCTCTTCCAGCGTCGGGCCCGATCCCGGGAAAACTCCATCCCCAAGAGGAACCCGTCCATTCCTGGTGTAAATATCGCTCCGCGAACCGAAGGGACACCCGCCCAAGGCATGTGCCCTATGGCAATTCGCCGGACCGGATTCTTGCTTCGAACCCGGTCCTGTCGGAACGGACTTTCTCCACGGTTCCGGTCATGGCGTGCGGGGCAGTGTTGTACTTGCCGCTCCACAGCATGATTTCAGCCAGAACCGGACCGAGGTCCCTGCCCTTCTGCGTCAGCTCATAGACGAAACTGCGCCAATTCTCAGGGTCCTTCCGTTTCGTGACCAGGCCCTTTTCTTCAAGGTGCTTCAGGCGCTGTGCAAGAATGTTGGTTGAAATTCCCTCCCATCCCTTCAGCAATTCGCCATAGGTGCGTGCTCCCCTGACCGCCATGTCCCTGATGATCAGCAGGGACCACTGGTCTCCGAACGCATCAAGGGCGAAGGCAACGGGACAGCCTGAATCGTATTTCTGTTTTTTCGTGGTCATGGCACAAATCTAATTAATTGACTTGCTTTTTGCAAGTTGATACCGCATATCGAGTCAGCTTGCATTTTGCAAGTTAAAAGGAGAAAGCAATGAAGGATGAAGTCAACCCGACAGCAAACGGCGAAAAGGAAGGGCTGGACAGGCGCCGCTTTCTGGCCGTGAGCGCGGCCGGCGTCCTGTCGGCGCCAACCGTCTTGAACGCAAAGGAGACAATCCAGATGACACCAGGAGCATTCGTCTATACGGAAGTTGCAATATCGGTTCCGTTCGATCAGGCCCCCTGGGCCAAGATCAACGAGGCCATCAAGGAACAACCCGGCTTCCTGAACAAAACCTGGCTTCAGGGACATTCGACACAGTCGGTCGGCGGGTTCTATTCCTTTGACAGCCTGGAAAATGCCCGCCGGTTCGTGACCGGATA carries:
- a CDS encoding TetR/AcrR family transcriptional regulator, with amino-acid sequence MTATGNHIAGVDKRSAGPGRPRSFDEGAALDAAMRVFWEQGFEATSLEDLTKAMGLSKSSFYAAFGCKQTLFLRAVDHYSRRAIRTLKEVAETAEGDAMDAMMQALANPDGGSKGCLLINCITELAPHDEKVAEIGRRHIENIEEIFAKTLDPGSPDAARDKASAYYSLAIGTLALRKAGIPPERIARTLQQARSVLST
- a CDS encoding lytic murein transglycosylase encodes the protein MTRHRSTKTFAAAALTGFLISAVPALAQQCGGDFRQFLAGVKQEAVSKGLSAQAADRTLAGAQIDRKVLSRDRAQGVFKMTFLDFSKRVISGYRIKNGAANMKKYAGVFQREEAEYGVPAPVITAFWALETDFGAVQGDFNTVNALATLAHDCRRPHLFRPQLIAAIEMVQHGDLDPRNTTGAWAGEIGMVQMLPEDIIKFGKDGNGDGHVTLKKSAEDAIMTAGAFIQHLGWRRGEPWLQEVAVPQNLDWAETGLGKTKTGSQWAALGVQPRWGQISSSLPASLLLPQGRKGPAFLAYPNYNIYLEWNQSFVYTTTAAYFATRLAGAPVYTQGNPEPGLSDAQMKQLQSKLANMGYDVGKIDGILGSGTRNAVQQVQQKLGMPADAWPTPALLSRL
- a CDS encoding ABC transporter substrate-binding protein; translated protein: MKRWLSHLVIQAGRRVAKQAAGLLAGLAMVCQAASAQDIPELKIGLMATLSGPAAIYGKHMRDGFMLAVKQSNGALGGLPTNVLEVDDKLDPDYALQQATKLIEENGVDIIVGVNFSKIMLAVHDPIVRSKTLFIGTHSGPAPIAGRNCSRYFFSTAQQDDQVHETMGRYASLKGYRQVVTIAPDYEAARDAVAAFRRHFKGQIARELFPKLGQTEFSDEFAQIEEIEPDAIYAFMPGGMGVELVKQFHTSGLKGLVPFLSSNTVNALSLPYTSEMAEGLFSAAHWAPNLDNPANKRFVREFGRAYNYEPSTYAAQGYDAARLIHFALELTGGVKDQEAMLSAISAAPFESVRGDFRFNSNQFPIQDFYLVEAVRRTSRLYEMEAVARVFDDVGDAYSGSCRM
- a CDS encoding AraC family transcriptional regulator produces the protein MSQSPSSATTPVSGPPVSLDPLGEILHLLQLTGTFYCVPELSAPWGIAVPDLDRQLVLIAVTEGGCRVDLGNAEELVLSAGQLLLLPHGRPVDLRDAPGSALTPLFDIPAIRHSPHFETMVHGGGGAVTRMTCGVLRVDHAAADRLVSLLPNAILLDSFKPRAGDWVNQTLTYLAEEAREPRPGGETVLTRLTDILVVQAIRAWLDSTGDQATGWLAAMRDPKIGRALQAFHQAPRFGWSVGGLATVAGMSRSAFAARFKHLTGEGVMQYAGRWRMRLAQTELQRTSRPIAEIAAQAGYESEAAFSRAFKKVTGRTPGSMRKGNIRE
- a CDS encoding DUF4345 domain-containing protein, whose translation is MRNLAAKTALTLSAITFFAIGSLIVFAPAFLFAMNGMVLDPAPAMMSEVRAPGILVLLGGLVATAGLVNKTLERPALLASAALLLAYGIGRLISLPLDGLPPASLQAAAAVELGLGAWCAVLARRAGLPTFQTA
- a CDS encoding winged helix-turn-helix transcriptional regulator, translating into MTTKKQKYDSGCPVAFALDAFGDQWSLLIIRDMAVRGARTYGELLKGWEGISTNILAQRLKHLEEKGLVTKRKDPENWRSFVYELTQKGRDLGPVLAEIMLWSGKYNTAPHAMTGTVEKVRSDRTGFEARIRSGELP
- a CDS encoding alkene reductase; amino-acid sequence: MSSEKLFTPAKAGAIELSNRIVMAPLTRNRARAEDDAPHELTVKYYDQRAGAGLIITEASQVSPQGKGYAWTPGIYSDAQVEGWKKVTDAVHAKGGKIVIQLWHVGRISHPVLQPGGADPVAPSAIAARSKTFDGTQFVDTPLPRALDAAEIPGIVEDYRKAAENAEKAGFDGVEIHAANGYLIDQFLRDGSNKRDDAYGGSLENRSRFLKEVLDAVVGVLGGDRVGIRLSPFSNANDIADSNPQATFSHAIKLINGYGLAYLHLVEGQTGGPRDIPDGSDLAALYALFDGARMGNNGYDRASAIEAVDSGAVDLVAFGRPFISNPDLVERLKQDAPLNALDPDTLYGGGEKGYTDYPALAETAVAAE
- a CDS encoding SH3 domain-containing protein — encoded protein: MYFVSAPAAACEDFAGIHSDNAPKKIKKTDLKLVPNIQGSQAAKVDGPVATSDTLAAKILEMHAASSSPEQAACRPPKLKGVSDDPAFEMPGVLKRPEKKITASSLRPDPVPQPVTGRPVFGGLRKHPGFKILLVGTLLVLSAGGLAAFYSPGAPIGDGERTVPTERIAAEPTIESLIAGSTPSGQKAAGTLDSGTPTAEQIARAKDRIRNAFQESGRSADLNTDPTLPLSTPPARDQDGKVQARLTTPAADPSRTASPHTPRGSQRVTSDRAALAIAASAAAASNRPGSAAVATTTLQTAEEQPVPPLHNASEAAGLPGTPASSEAYPNTGRTTAAVNFRRTEDKNAEVLGTIPAGTEVSFDSCGTWWCGVVHEGRKGFVGQKYLERSR